TGGAAAAGTGTTCTTTATGTATTCAAAGAACACAATATGTAATAGGAGTTGCAAAAAAAGAGAATAGGAAAATTAAAGATGAAGAATTTGAAACAGCTTGTAGTGTTTCTTGTCCTACCAAAGCTATTACTTTTGGAGATTCGAACGATCATACAAGTCTAATTTATAAAAAAATAAAAAATACTAGATCTTATAAACTATTAGATTTTATAGGAGTAAGGCCTAATGTATCTTATCAATTAAAAATTAGAAATAGAAAAAATGAAATAGAAAAATTATGTTAAATCATTATGAATCTCCTATAAGGAAACCTTTAATTTTAGGAAAAAAAACATATAAAAATATTACAGATGACATATTAAATCCTATAAAAAATAAAGCTGGAAATTTATGGTGGATATCTTTATTTATTTCCATTTTAGCTTTTTTATGGGGGTTAGGATGTATTTTTTATACTATTGGAACAGGAATAGGTGTATGGGGTTTAAACAAAACAGTCAATTGGGCATGGGACATTACCAATTTTGTTTGGTGGGTTGGAATTGGACATGCTGGTACTTTGATTTCAGCTGTTTTATTATTATTTCGTCAGAAATGGCGTTTGTCTATTAATCGTTCAGCAGAAGCAATGACAATTTTTGCAGTAATCCAAGCTGGACTGTTTCCGATTATTCATATGGGAAGACCATGGAATGCACATTGGGTGTTACCTATTCCAAATCAATTTGGAACTTTATGGCCAAATTTTAATTCTCCTTTATTGTGGGATGTTTTTGCAATTAGTACTTATTTTTCTGTTTCTACAGTTTTTTGGTTTATGGGTTTAATTCCAGATTTTGCAATGATACGAGACCGTATATCAGATCCTTTTCAAAAAAAAATTTATAGTATTCTTAGTTTTGGATGGGGTGGAACATCAAAAGATTGGCAGAGGTTCGAAGAATTATCTTTAGTTTTAGCTGGTCTATGTACACCGTTAGTATTTTCTGTACATACTATAGTTTCTTTTGATTTTTCAACTTCTGTAATTAAAGGTTGGCATAGTACAATATTTCCTCCTTATTTTGTGGCAGGAGCTATATTTTCAGGATTCGCTATGGTTCAAACTTTATTAGGTGTAGCAAGAAAAGTTCTTTCT
The sequence above is drawn from the Blattabacterium cuenoti genome and encodes:
- the nrfD gene encoding NrfD/PsrC family molybdoenzyme membrane anchor subunit, which produces MLNHYESPIRKPLILGKKTYKNITDDILNPIKNKAGNLWWISLFISILAFLWGLGCIFYTIGTGIGVWGLNKTVNWAWDITNFVWWVGIGHAGTLISAVLLLFRQKWRLSINRSAEAMTIFAVIQAGLFPIIHMGRPWNAHWVLPIPNQFGTLWPNFNSPLLWDVFAISTYFSVSTVFWFMGLIPDFAMIRDRISDPFQKKIYSILSFGWGGTSKDWQRFEELSLVLAGLCTPLVFSVHTIVSFDFSTSVIKGWHSTIFPPYFVAGAIFSGFAMVQTLLGVARKVLSLESYITINHIEYMNIIILLTGGIVLLAYISEFILAWYSGNPFEKFIYFSLEASKGPFWWAFWTLIICNIIIPQFLWIKSIRRSFFWSYVIAIIINIGMWFERFDIIVLNLSHDYLPSSWTGFIPTFVDVGIFIGTIGLFFTLYLLYIRVFPVISQSELKTILKTDHNKNNE